A genomic window from Arthrobacter sp. FW305-BF8 includes:
- a CDS encoding oxidoreductase has product MTTWLITGCSTGLGRALAQTVLARGHNAVVTARNVNAVKDIAADFPGTALVLPLDVTDKEQISPAVQQAQSRFGGIDVLVNNAGYGYRAAVEEADDADIRQLFDTNLFGAVDMIKAVLPDMRAKRAGAILNISSIGARISPAGSGYYSATKAALEGLSGSLHKELQPLGISVTAIEPGAFRTDFAGRSLTQSATAIPDYAETAGKRRKENDTVHGTQPGDPGKAAEAIITVVESPTPPSLLVLGQDAYGAFAAVADAQRAELDQWRELSLSTGIDE; this is encoded by the coding sequence ACCGTGCTCGCCCGCGGCCACAACGCCGTCGTCACCGCACGGAACGTCAACGCTGTGAAGGACATCGCGGCCGATTTCCCCGGCACCGCACTAGTCCTCCCCCTCGACGTCACCGACAAGGAACAGATCAGCCCGGCCGTGCAGCAGGCGCAGTCGCGGTTCGGCGGCATCGACGTCCTCGTCAATAACGCCGGCTACGGCTACCGCGCTGCCGTGGAAGAAGCGGACGACGCCGACATCCGCCAGCTGTTCGATACGAACCTTTTCGGCGCCGTCGACATGATCAAAGCAGTCCTGCCGGACATGCGCGCAAAGCGCGCGGGGGCGATCCTGAACATCTCCTCCATCGGCGCGCGCATCTCGCCGGCCGGCTCCGGCTACTACTCCGCCACCAAAGCGGCACTGGAGGGACTGTCGGGTTCGCTGCACAAGGAACTCCAGCCGCTCGGCATCAGTGTTACGGCCATTGAACCCGGCGCGTTCCGCACCGACTTCGCCGGCCGCTCACTCACGCAGTCGGCGACGGCGATTCCGGACTATGCGGAAACGGCTGGCAAGCGCCGCAAGGAGAACGACACCGTCCACGGGACCCAGCCCGGAGACCCCGGCAAGGCAGCGGAGGCGATCATCACCGTCGTCGAAAGCCCGACCCCGCCGTCCCTGCTGGTCCTCGGCCAGGACGCATACGGTGCGTTTGCCGCCGTCGCCGATGCGCAGCGCGCCGAACTGGACCAGTGGCGCGAGCTGAGCCTCAGCACGGGCATCGACGAATAG